The following nucleotide sequence is from Cucumis melo cultivar AY chromosome 1, USDA_Cmelo_AY_1.0, whole genome shotgun sequence.
ACACAACAACAATGGATGCTTATGTTCAATATGATAATGAGACTTGGAGACAGAAGAATAGAAAACCAATCACCATACCTAAGACACCAAATTAGGCAACTTAACTTTTTTTCGTCTAATTCATGAAAGTGATATAGCTTGTCGAGAGAGTACACAGATGGACTGAAGATGTTTTACTATCTTGTGTACTATGTTAAGAACAAGAGGGGGATTGGAAGCCACTCAATATGTGGATGTTGAAGAGATGGTTGCGATTCTTTTGCATATTGTAGCACACGATGTTAAGAATAAGGTAGCTCGACGATATTTTGCAAGGTCTGATGAAACAGTGTCAAGACACCTCAATGTTGTTCTTAACGCAGTTCTTAGACTCCATGAAATCCTTCTTAAGCAACCTGATCCAGTGACCCATTCATGTTCACACGAGAAGTGGCGATGGTTTCAGGTATATAATTGGCCCGCCACTACTTTGCAGTGGATATGTGCTTCTGTGAATTGACAAATAAAATGTCTTTTATCCCTTGACAGAATTGTCTAGGTGCATTAGATGGTACACACATCAAAGTGAATGTAAGTATGAGTGATCACCCAAGGTATAGGTCTAGAAAGGGTGACATTACCACAAATGTACTTGGTGTGTGTTCGCAAAATGGTGAGTACATATTTGTCATGCCTGGATGGGAAGGGTCTGCATCAGATTCGAGAGTACTTAGAGATGTAGTGTCACGACCTACTGGTCTAAAAGTCCCAAAGGGTAAGATGATGCATTCTTCTCCCCACACAGTGGTGTTAGACCATATGCTCATTTAATATGGTATACCCTAATAATTCATTATGGGTGCAACATGGGCAGGTTACTACTACTTGTGTGATGCTGGTTATCTAAATGCTGAAGGATTCTTCGCTCCATAACGAGGTCAACGTTATCATCTAACTGAATGGCGTGGAGGAAACCCACCAAAATGCTCGAAAGAGCTATTTAACATGGGCATTCCTCTGCTAGAAACGTTATTGAAAGAGCATTTGGATCATTGAAGGGTCGGTGGGCCATTCTACGAGGGAGATCCTATTACCCCATTGACATACAATgtaaaataataacaacatgTTGCCTCTTACATAACTTGATACATAGAGAAATGGGTTCAGAGGCAACATTTGAGGAGCCACATCTTGGTGAAGATGATTCAAGCGAGATGAACATTGAGAATATAAACTTCGTGGAAACGACTAATGTCTAGACTGAATGGAGGGATAATCTTGCAAACCAAATGTTTGATGATTAGAATAATGTATGACTAATATATGTAGTTTAGTTTCCtatataattttgttgttttatcaCATGATCTGTACTTGAACTATTTTTTATGTGTAATTGGAGTGAGAAATACATAGGGTTTCCTCTAAACTATGAGAACTAAGTTGTCTATATGTCAATCTATAGATTTTGTATCCATTGACTTTTATAATATTTAAGTGTTAATTTAGATGACATCGACAAATTTAAAAGCCACTAAGCATTGGTGGACCACTATTGAGGATGAGGCGTTAGTTGAATGCTTATTACAACTAGTGGAGGAAGGTGGTTGGAGGGCTGATAATGGAACACTCAAACCGGGATATTTGGTATAAGTACAAAAactaatgaaagaaaaaattccTGGAAGCAACATACAAGTGACTCCAAATCTAGAGTCGAGagtaaaaattttaaagaagtAGTACACTGCCATAGCAAAGATGATGGAGTTAGCTTGTACTGGGTTTGGCTAGAATGAGGAACGAAAGTGCATTGAGGTAGAGAAATCCGTGTTCGATGACTGGGTTAAGGTAAGAAGATGAATATAATTCATACTTTctataaaagtaaaatataatataCTTACATATGTTAACTCCATGTAGGGACACCCCAATGTTCGAGGCTTACTAAATAAACTATTTCCTTACTTCTATGACTTGGAAGTCGTGTTTGGTAGAGATAGGGTTACTAGTGGTAGATGTAAGACATCTGTTGAAATGGGCTCACAGAATGTAGGAGATACTGAGGAAGAGGAAATGGACATTAATCTTGAAGGCTTTGATATTCCAAATCCACATGGACTCAAGCTACCTTCGGGGGAGTACATGTCATCCACTCCAACAAGTATGGCACATGATGCGAAATCATCTAGGCCAAGTAAGAAAAGATGGTCATATTCAGTGGACCTCATGGACACATTTGGTGCAAGTATGCGAGAAACTTCCAAGGAAATTGGAAAGATTGCTACATGgcagagagaaaaaatggaaatagAATCATCTTTACACAAAAGATTATATGCTTACATGTTATTCCTAGAATGGACGTGGATGATTGTTTAATTGTAGTCGAGTCTCTACTACCCAGCATAATGGAAGTATAGAAAATGCATCCGAATCTTAGGAAGGCAACCATAACCATAACTAAAGTAACTTTACTTGACTTTCACTTTTGTTTGAGCCTTTGGTTGCTTACTTTTGAAACAAACTAGACCCCTTGCTTAACTATAACTTTTGTAAACCTCATCAAATTAAATGACTTGTTATATTTTGTGGATGAATTGTAATATTCCTAATTAGAGCAACCATGTTAATGCAATTTAgatcaaaattattattattgaatgttaAAATTTCTCGTTTTTATATTCTTGTAATAAAAAATCAGTAGAGTAAAGAAATTGAATAAgacataatttgaaaaaaaaaacatttcaatTTAATAATTGATACATGATAAATTTTAGGATGTACAATtcgcaaagaaaaaaaaaactaagcaaGTTAAACCCAGGGATGTAAAACTAACATCCAAACACATGTATTAGAAAACCAGATTTAATTTCCAAATCCTGCACAAACCCAGATTTTCAAATTCTGCACTCCAAACACAGTCATTTCTAATTCTCAGGCATCAAAACCCCATCAGATAGGCCCACAAGCATTTAATTTCCAGGTATTTGATTCTGAACCTGCGCACCAAACAACCTCTTATattgatttgaattttgtttcatttttaccatccaaatatttcatttcaaataaaaaatatgttttCCCTTTAATGTTTTTACACATTTCATCTATACACTCATCCAAATAATGCTTTTTCCAAAATTGTCTACTTAATATTGTTCCCACCAAATGGAATttattacaatatatatatatatatatatatatataaaacaaccTCTTATattgatttgaattttgtttcatttttaccatccaaatatttcatttcaaataaaaaatatgttttCCCTTTAATGTTTTTACACATTTCATCTATACACTCATCCAAATAATGCTTTTTCCAAAATTGTCTACTTAATATTGTTCCCACCAAATGGAATttattacaatatatatatatatattattttgaacCTTGAAATGTATCGTTATTGTCTCATGTACATCCTCGTACAAAGCAATGTGAACTagaagtttaaaaaataattcattCGTAAAGTGTAGCAAACTAAATGTCAGATGCATTTACAGAtactaagaaagtgaccaagtcaTATATTTCAGCTGCAAATGCTCTACTAGAATTAAAATCCCAACTCagcaagttgatacaattaatgaatcagTGTTGCGCCAAAAGCGTGATAGACCGAtgggttcaaaggataaaaatcctcgaaaaagaaaagtgatcAATAGTCTAAATGACTTAATTGATaatagaaacatt
It contains:
- the LOC103501276 gene encoding uncharacterized protein LOC103501276 produces the protein MLRTRGGLEATQYVDVEEMVAILLHIVAHDVKNKVARRYFARSDETVSRHLNVVLNAVLRLHEILLKQPDPVTHSCSHEKWRWFQNCLGALDGTHIKVNVSMSDHPRYRSRKGDITTNVLGVCSQNGEYIFVMPGWEGSASDSRVLRDVVSRPTGLKVPKGYYYLCDAGYLNAEGFFAP